A window from Vigna angularis cultivar LongXiaoDou No.4 chromosome 7, ASM1680809v1, whole genome shotgun sequence encodes these proteins:
- the LOC108337485 gene encoding bidirectional sugar transporter SWEET1 → MDNIAHFLFGIFGNASGLFLFLAPIVTFKRVIANKSTEKFSGVPYPMTLLNCLLSAWYGLPFVSPHNILVSIINGAGAAIEIVYVFIFVLFAPKKEKAKILGLFSFVVAVFSGVVLVSLLALHGNTRKLFCGFAAAIFSIIMYGSPLSIMRLVIRSKSVEFMPFFLSLFVFLCGTSWFIYGLLGRDPFVAVPNGVGSVLGATQLILYFIYRDSKTDPKKATATATEEEGSVEMPNHTNSNGTTTQEERV, encoded by the exons ATGGATAATATTGCGCATTTCTTGTTCGGCATATTCG GGAATGCTTCTGGTTTGTTCCTCTTCTTGGCCCCAAT AGTAACATTCAAGAGGGTCATTGCGAACAAATCCACAGAGAAGTTCTCTGGCGTTCCTTACCCTATGACTCTTCTCAACTGTCTCCTTTCTGCTTG GTATGGTTTACCCTTTGTGTCCCCACACAACATTCTAGTGTCAATAATCAATGGCGCAGGAGCTGCAATTGAGATCGTATACGTTTTCATCTTCGTGTTGTTTGCACCGAAGAAAGAGAAGGCAAAGATTCTTGGGCTTTTCTCGTTCGTGGTGGCAGTGTTCTCTGGTGTTGTTCTGGTGTCTCTGTTGGCTCTGCATGGAAACACCAGAAAACTCTTCTGTGGCTTCGCTGCTGCAATATTTTCCATCATCATGTATGGGTCACCTCTCTCCATCATG CGGCTAGTGATCAGAAGCAAGAGCGTGGAGTTTATGCCCTTCTTTCTGTCACTGTTTGTGTTCCTCTGTGGCACTTCCTGGTTCATCTACGGTCTACTTGGTCGTGACCCATTCGTGGCT GTACCTAATGGCGTGGGTTCAGTCTTGGGAGCGACGCAGctaatactctattttataTACCGTGACAGTAAAACTGATCCGAAGAAGGCAACGGCAACGGCaacagaagaagaaggatcCGTGGAAATGCCGAACCATACCAACTCCAATGGAACAACTACGCAAGAGGAACGCGTCTAG